One stretch of Chitinophaga pendula DNA includes these proteins:
- a CDS encoding NAD(P)/FAD-dependent oxidoreductase, protein MQVDYIIVGQGIAGTMLSWHLLKAGQTVLVVDAPKENSASLVAAGVINPVSGRRLELGWLYETFYTYAAGCYRDMEQQLQSSFFTERDIWMVMPSEQLRTAFRERLPQFPALLKGYEPDAAKYAPWLDQPFGAGVVGGATVQLNALIPAWKQRLKDSGILLDERLDPANLIETTDGVTYRNVQARRVIFCEGAAVGAHPWFSGLRWLPSKGEVLMVRIPGFETADIIKRSITLVPQGGDLYWAGATFAWTDPDELPTPAQRDKLEEGLRQLLKVPYEVVGQLAAIRPSLQERRPVMGMLPDRPSIGIFNGMGTKGSSLAPYMAAHFTTHLEENVPLLKEVDIKEYFKK, encoded by the coding sequence ATGCAAGTAGATTATATCATAGTAGGACAGGGGATCGCCGGTACCATGCTTAGCTGGCACCTCCTGAAAGCCGGCCAGACGGTGCTGGTAGTAGATGCCCCCAAGGAAAACAGCGCCTCCCTGGTCGCGGCAGGTGTTATTAACCCGGTGTCGGGACGGCGGCTGGAACTTGGATGGCTGTATGAAACCTTCTATACCTACGCTGCCGGATGTTACCGGGATATGGAGCAGCAACTGCAAAGCTCCTTTTTTACGGAGCGGGATATCTGGATGGTGATGCCTTCGGAACAACTACGTACTGCCTTCCGGGAGCGGTTGCCGCAATTTCCGGCGTTGTTAAAGGGATATGAGCCCGATGCAGCGAAATATGCCCCCTGGCTGGATCAGCCATTTGGTGCCGGAGTAGTAGGAGGTGCCACAGTGCAATTGAACGCTCTTATTCCTGCCTGGAAACAGCGACTAAAGGACAGTGGGATATTGCTGGATGAGCGACTGGACCCGGCAAACCTGATAGAAACTACCGATGGCGTCACTTACAGGAACGTGCAAGCGCGTAGGGTGATCTTTTGCGAGGGCGCTGCTGTAGGGGCACATCCCTGGTTCTCGGGGTTACGCTGGCTGCCAAGTAAGGGGGAGGTGTTGATGGTCCGAATCCCGGGGTTTGAAACGGCGGATATCATCAAAAGGAGCATTACGCTGGTGCCGCAAGGCGGAGATCTGTACTGGGCGGGGGCCACTTTTGCCTGGACGGACCCTGATGAGCTGCCTACCCCGGCACAGCGGGATAAGCTGGAAGAAGGGCTCCGGCAGTTGCTGAAAGTACCCTACGAGGTAGTCGGCCAGCTGGCCGCGATCCGACCCTCCTTGCAGGAGCGGCGCCCGGTGATGGGGATGCTGCCGGACCGGCCGTCTATCGGTATTTTTAATGGAATGGGGACCAAGGGAAGCTCCCTGGCGCCCTATATGGCCGCTCATTTTACCACCCACCTGGAAGAGAACGTCCCCTTATTGAAAGAAGTAGATATTAAAGAATATTTCAAGAAGTAA
- the sucD gene encoding succinate--CoA ligase subunit alpha — MSVLVNKHSKVIVQGFTGTEGTFHATQMIEYGTQVVGGVTPGKGGTSHLERPVFNTVADAVKATGADVSIIFVPPAFAADAIMEAAEAGIALVVCITEGIPVQDMVKAKSFLQGRTTRLIGPNCPGVITAEEAKVGIMPGFIFKKGRIGIVSKSGTLTYEAADQVVKAGLGISTAIGIGGDPIIGTPTKDAVELLMNDPETEGIIMIGEIGGSMEAEAAQWIKANATKPVVGFIAGQTAPPGRRMGHAGAIIGGADDTAAAKMKIMAECGVHVVESPANIGKTMAEVLSKATAK; from the coding sequence ATGAGTGTTTTAGTTAATAAGCATAGCAAAGTGATTGTGCAGGGATTTACCGGTACGGAAGGTACATTCCATGCTACTCAGATGATAGAATACGGTACACAGGTAGTAGGCGGCGTTACACCCGGTAAAGGAGGCACTTCCCACCTGGAGCGTCCGGTGTTCAATACCGTAGCAGATGCGGTAAAGGCCACAGGAGCAGATGTTTCTATCATTTTTGTACCACCGGCATTTGCCGCTGACGCGATCATGGAAGCTGCCGAAGCTGGCATCGCCCTGGTAGTATGTATCACCGAAGGTATCCCCGTACAGGACATGGTAAAAGCAAAAAGCTTCCTCCAAGGCCGTACTACACGCCTCATCGGGCCTAACTGCCCCGGTGTGATCACCGCAGAAGAAGCTAAAGTAGGTATCATGCCCGGTTTTATATTCAAAAAAGGCCGCATCGGTATCGTATCTAAATCCGGTACTCTCACCTATGAGGCTGCTGATCAGGTAGTTAAAGCTGGTTTAGGTATCTCTACCGCTATCGGTATCGGTGGCGACCCCATCATCGGTACACCCACCAAAGATGCCGTGGAACTGCTCATGAACGATCCCGAAACAGAAGGTATCATCATGATCGGTGAGATCGGTGGTAGCATGGAAGCCGAAGCCGCTCAGTGGATCAAAGCCAACGCTACTAAACCCGTAGTAGGCTTCATAGCCGGTCAAACTGCCCCTCCCGGCCGCCGTATGGGACACGCCGGTGCCATCATCGGTGGCGCAGATGATACTGCCGCCGCTAAAATGAAGATCATGGCAGAATGTGGCGTTCATGTAGTGGAAAGCCCCGCTAACATCGGTAAAACAATGGCCGAAGTACTTAGCAAAGCCACCGCTAAATAA
- a CDS encoding ABC transporter ATP-binding protein, translated as MIELQDIRKGFGDKEVLKGVSATMEAGKVNLIIGSSGSGKTVMMKCMVGLIEVDEGKILYNNQDFTSMQVNERKAIRQEIGMLFQGSALFDSMTVEQNVMFPLEMFGKGSSREKKQRVMECLDRVQLKDAAKKYPAEISGGMKKRVGIARAIVLNPKYLFCDEPNSGLDPQTSLLIDNLIKELTVEYNITTVINTHDMNTVMEHGDHIVYMYQGKKQWEGSNKDIIFSKDKLLNDFIFASEFLQEAKEIRQQEMFQDKDWRTKLGKKD; from the coding sequence ATGATCGAACTACAGGACATTAGAAAAGGATTTGGAGATAAAGAAGTACTTAAAGGTGTCTCCGCTACCATGGAGGCCGGAAAAGTAAACCTGATCATCGGCTCTTCCGGTAGTGGTAAGACCGTAATGATGAAGTGCATGGTAGGCCTTATCGAAGTAGATGAAGGCAAGATCCTGTATAATAACCAGGATTTTACCAGCATGCAGGTAAACGAACGAAAAGCAATCCGCCAGGAAATAGGTATGCTTTTCCAGGGTTCCGCCCTCTTCGATAGTATGACCGTAGAGCAAAACGTGATGTTCCCGCTCGAAATGTTCGGAAAAGGTTCCTCCCGGGAGAAAAAACAACGCGTTATGGAGTGCCTGGACCGCGTACAGCTCAAAGACGCCGCCAAAAAATACCCGGCAGAGATCAGCGGTGGCATGAAAAAAAGAGTCGGTATCGCCAGGGCCATCGTACTGAATCCTAAATACCTCTTCTGCGACGAACCCAACTCCGGCCTCGATCCACAGACCTCCCTGCTCATCGATAACCTCATCAAAGAACTGACCGTCGAATACAATATCACCACAGTGATCAATACCCACGATATGAACACCGTAATGGAACATGGAGATCATATCGTCTACATGTACCAGGGTAAAAAACAGTGGGAAGGCAGCAACAAAGACATCATTTTCAGTAAAGATAAACTGCTGAACGACTTTATCTTTGCCTCCGAATTCTTGCAGGAAGCTAAAGAGATCCGCCAGCAGGAAATGTTCCAGGATAAAGACTGGCGCACTAAACTGGGCAAAAAAGACTAG
- the aspS gene encoding aspartate--tRNA ligase has product MYRTHTCGELRMEHVGQQVSLAGWVQTVRKFGSITFVDLRDRYGITQLLFGEDLNAQLDAQPLGREFVLHVTGAVTERSSKNKNIPTGDVEITVQQFTILNSSKTPPFTIQDDTDGGDELRMKYRYLDLRRNIVKQNLELRYRVNRSARNFLDSRGFMEIETPFLIRSTPEGARDFVVPSRMNPNEFYALPQSPQTFKQLLMVSGYDRYYQIVKCFRDEDLRADRQPEFTQIDCEMSFVEQEDVLQTFEGMVKHVFQDIKGITFNEPFPRMTWEDAMEYYGNDKPDIRFEMKLVNLGTVVKDSGFKVFDEAELVIAICAKGCAEYTRKQLDELTDWVKRPQIGMSGLIYARYNADGTIKSSVDKFFDETKLKAWAEKCQAEPGDLILVLAGKEERTRKAMSELRLEMGERMGLRKKDDFKPLWVIDFPLLEYAEEENRWVARHHPFTSPKPDQIMLMDDTSRYAEIKANAYDIVLNGTEVGGGSVRIFQRDLQEKMFSALGMSKEEAQHKFGFLLGAFEYGAPPHAGIAFGFDRLCSLLGGSESIRDFIAFPKNNSGRDVMLDAPSDIEQHQLDELKIKLVKE; this is encoded by the coding sequence ATGTACAGAACGCATACATGTGGCGAATTAAGAATGGAGCACGTGGGTCAGCAAGTGTCGCTGGCCGGTTGGGTACAGACAGTTAGAAAGTTTGGAAGCATCACCTTTGTGGATCTGCGTGACCGTTACGGCATTACCCAGCTGCTGTTTGGTGAGGACCTCAATGCACAACTGGACGCACAGCCTTTGGGCCGTGAGTTCGTGTTACACGTGACTGGCGCCGTTACCGAACGCTCCAGCAAAAACAAGAACATCCCTACCGGGGATGTGGAGATCACTGTACAACAGTTTACTATCCTCAATTCCTCTAAGACTCCTCCTTTTACTATACAGGATGATACAGATGGTGGTGATGAATTGCGTATGAAATACCGCTACCTTGATCTCCGTCGTAATATCGTAAAGCAGAACCTCGAACTGAGATACCGGGTGAACCGCTCCGCGCGTAACTTCCTGGACTCCCGTGGTTTTATGGAGATCGAAACGCCATTCCTCATCCGTTCTACGCCGGAAGGCGCCCGCGATTTCGTGGTACCCAGCCGTATGAACCCTAATGAGTTCTATGCGTTGCCACAATCTCCGCAGACCTTCAAACAGTTGCTGATGGTAAGTGGTTACGACCGCTACTACCAGATCGTGAAGTGTTTCCGTGATGAAGACCTGCGTGCTGACCGTCAGCCGGAATTCACGCAGATCGACTGTGAGATGAGTTTTGTGGAGCAAGAAGATGTATTGCAGACTTTTGAAGGTATGGTGAAACATGTCTTCCAGGATATCAAGGGGATTACCTTTAACGAGCCATTCCCCCGCATGACCTGGGAAGATGCCATGGAGTACTATGGTAATGACAAACCGGATATCCGCTTTGAAATGAAGCTGGTAAATCTGGGTACCGTGGTGAAGGATAGTGGTTTCAAGGTGTTTGACGAAGCAGAACTGGTGATAGCTATCTGTGCGAAAGGTTGCGCGGAGTATACCCGTAAGCAGCTGGATGAACTGACCGACTGGGTAAAACGTCCGCAGATAGGCATGAGCGGCCTTATATACGCCCGTTACAATGCAGATGGTACTATTAAGAGTTCCGTAGATAAATTCTTTGATGAGACGAAGCTGAAAGCCTGGGCAGAGAAATGCCAGGCAGAGCCGGGAGATCTGATCCTGGTGCTTGCTGGTAAAGAAGAGCGTACCCGTAAGGCGATGAGTGAGCTTCGCCTGGAAATGGGGGAGCGTATGGGCCTTCGTAAGAAGGATGACTTCAAGCCACTATGGGTGATCGACTTCCCGCTGTTGGAATATGCGGAAGAAGAGAACCGCTGGGTAGCCCGTCACCATCCGTTTACCTCACCTAAACCAGACCAGATCATGCTGATGGATGATACCTCCAGGTATGCGGAGATAAAAGCCAATGCTTACGACATCGTACTGAATGGTACGGAAGTAGGGGGCGGTTCTGTACGTATCTTCCAGCGTGACCTGCAGGAGAAAATGTTCTCCGCATTGGGCATGTCGAAAGAAGAGGCACAGCATAAGTTCGGCTTCCTGCTTGGCGCTTTTGAATACGGTGCACCACCTCACGCAGGTATTGCCTTTGGGTTTGACAGGTTATGTTCACTGCTGGGTGGCAGCGAGAGTATCCGTGACTTTATCGCTTTCCCGAAAAATAATTCCGGCAGGGACGTGATGCTCGATGCGCCATCTGATATTGAACAGCATCAGTTAGATGAGTTGAAGATCAAGCTGGTAAAAGAATAG
- a CDS encoding alpha-2-macroglobulin family protein, protein MAQFNYEERWKAVLSLEEKGLPQSALEQVDKIYTQAVKDKKEVQQIKALIFRIKFTENRIENSNIQQLTEIDREIKQRTGAPKAILQSMKAEMLWIYLQDNRYRLYNVTAQPSGTSTDITAWSIDRLHREIAATYEASLKDKALLQKTDLTAYDDILVKGKDTRHLRPVLFDLLTHRALNYFASGERELLEPSNQFELTDEAAYAPAAVFAAHKFTTGNKESQQYRALLLLQELISFHLNGNRTALLDADLARMEFVQLNAVMPDKDALYEKALLKMQQDYKGEKEVTRAYFLLAQYLYGQVAERPDEDAPSAPKEQKENLGARALALCEQAIKLAPESNGGSSCAQLRWQILSQNLQLQTEFINLPDKPFRTLVSYRNTSKIYLRVAKVDETFLQQLRKTQADYRNGDAQANYWKLILSRPVLTAWEQPVPDPKDYREHNTEIKINALPLGQYMIVASIAADFPMENNPLAMQLIHTSNISYIGNQTNQYYALHRETGEPLAGVKLKVWDNATYYNQKDTRAVIYEGTTDKQGLVTPKVAKNNRYVRYEWTWGNDHLFPDESRYIYDNSYRPNKEEENKIHTFLFSDRGIYRPGQTVYFKGIVIRKDKNEKSRIVPNYKTTISLTDANGDEADSVVVTSNEYGAYSGKFKLPEGRMNGEFTIADSDETGQITFAVEEYKRPKFKVAFEPVKGTYRVGDKVSVQGNATAYAGNIINGAKVKYRVVRTVRYPYPWLFGYRSIPYGNSQEIISGEAETDSAGTFTVTFPAMPDKKVKPSDKPVFTYQVSADVTDLNGETRTGEVNVAAGYQALDISVGLGEEITRKDLQKVAIVTANLNNNFEPADIQVALLPLQHPDRLLRKRYWQQPDQFTLSQEEYVRLFPLDIYKDEDKPASWKRNAAAWQKNFRTVKDSTTDLYAAATTPGWYELQVSATDKYGEKVIQKKVFQLIDERADKLPFPAYMQVATEDKTYEPGEQVNVAFGTTAGKIHLLQQVERTEDDEEIKFLTLNSGIKRISYPVTDKDRGNFSISYTFVKDNRVFSWKKQVAVPWTNKQLKIELAAHRDKLLPGEKEKWTLNISGSKKEKVAAELMATMYDASLDAFRTANWSLPDLYRTYYGKDVWNGADNFKSISAVIWQRIQPPPVKEGDSYDALNWFGWRGRGEGVYERQIRIRGAASLGRSGGKNLAMPPPAPEARMMEKSVAASAPAMLEGKMAGVQMADNATLNESVVVGYSSGPKKKEEVPVQPRKNFNETAFFLPELHTDANGNIAFDFIVPEALTTWRFMGLGHTKELSFGYIESSITTQKPLMVQPNAPRFLREGDRMEFSAKISNLADSTLIGQARLELIDATTMKPVDGWFQNLFPVQHFTVQKGQSTAVSFPLQIPYSVEAPLLYRVVAQAGNFSDGEENTIPVLTNAMLVTETLPLPVRGDGKHTFRMDKLLNSGKSSTLRQHALTVEFTSNPAWYAVQALPYLMEYPYECSEQVFNRYYANTLAAHIVNKVPGIRTVFEKWKTTDTAALQSNLEKNQELKSLLLQETPWVLQAKDENTQKKNIALLFDLKRMDAEAGHALEQLQQKQLPSGAFPWFTGMWEDRYITQYILAGIGRLGQLKAAQVAAGDMVAKALGYLDTQIDKDYHQLKNGKADLNKQQIGNLQAHYLYLRGMFADQPVPADIKPAYDYYLGQAKKYGLNLSRYSQAMIAIALNRAGDANTAKQIIASLKENAIVSKEQGMYWKEIRGGYYWHEAPIETQAMLVEAFELVTKDEVAVADMKTWLLKNKQTNNWSTTKATADACYAVLLSGDNWLAAAPQVEIDLGGKVIKPTTGQAEAGTGYFKDRVASQEVKPAMGNVTVNIKDSKGQPAWGAIYWQYFEQLDKITPAQTPLSLQKQLFIQRNSPKGPVLTKVEEGNQLKVGDRVKVQVILKTDRDMEYVHLKDMRAAGFEPENVISASKWQNGLSYYESTKDAATNFFFSYLPKGTHVFEYTLFVTHIGDYSNGISTVQCMYAPEFSAHSEGIRVKVVE, encoded by the coding sequence ATGGCCCAGTTTAACTACGAAGAACGATGGAAGGCAGTCCTCTCCCTCGAGGAAAAAGGATTGCCCCAGTCTGCCCTGGAACAGGTCGATAAGATTTATACTCAGGCCGTTAAGGACAAAAAAGAAGTACAACAGATCAAAGCATTGATCTTCCGGATCAAATTCACCGAAAACCGGATTGAGAATAGCAATATTCAGCAACTGACCGAAATAGACCGGGAAATAAAACAACGGACCGGTGCCCCCAAAGCCATCCTGCAAAGCATGAAAGCCGAAATGCTCTGGATATACCTGCAGGATAATCGCTACCGGCTCTACAACGTCACCGCACAACCTTCCGGTACCAGCACCGATATCACCGCCTGGAGCATCGACCGCCTGCACCGGGAGATAGCAGCAACTTATGAGGCCTCCCTCAAAGACAAAGCCCTGCTGCAAAAGACAGACCTCACCGCCTACGACGACATCCTCGTTAAAGGAAAAGATACCCGGCACCTGCGCCCCGTCCTGTTCGATCTGCTCACTCACCGTGCCCTCAACTACTTTGCAAGCGGAGAAAGGGAACTGCTGGAACCTTCCAATCAGTTCGAACTGACGGACGAGGCAGCCTACGCGCCTGCCGCCGTCTTTGCCGCCCATAAATTCACCACAGGAAATAAAGAATCACAACAATATCGCGCATTACTCCTGCTTCAGGAATTGATCAGCTTCCACCTCAATGGTAACCGTACCGCATTGCTGGATGCCGACCTGGCAAGAATGGAATTTGTGCAGCTCAACGCAGTAATGCCAGATAAAGACGCTCTCTACGAAAAAGCATTGCTGAAAATGCAACAGGACTATAAAGGCGAAAAAGAAGTGACACGCGCCTATTTCCTGTTAGCACAATACCTGTATGGACAGGTGGCCGAACGGCCGGATGAAGACGCCCCCTCCGCTCCCAAAGAACAAAAAGAAAACCTGGGCGCCCGCGCACTGGCGCTCTGTGAACAGGCAATAAAACTTGCCCCGGAAAGTAACGGCGGTAGCAGCTGTGCACAACTGCGCTGGCAGATACTCAGCCAGAACTTACAATTGCAGACAGAATTCATTAACCTGCCAGACAAACCCTTCCGTACACTGGTATCCTATCGCAACACCAGTAAAATATACCTGCGCGTAGCAAAAGTAGACGAGACCTTTCTTCAGCAACTACGCAAAACCCAGGCTGACTACCGGAATGGCGACGCACAGGCTAACTATTGGAAACTCATCCTCTCCCGACCCGTACTGACCGCCTGGGAACAACCAGTGCCCGACCCGAAAGATTACCGGGAACACAATACCGAAATAAAGATCAATGCCCTGCCCCTGGGACAATATATGATCGTTGCCAGCATAGCCGCAGACTTCCCTATGGAAAACAATCCGCTGGCCATGCAACTGATCCATACCTCCAACATCAGCTATATCGGCAACCAAACCAACCAGTATTACGCACTGCATCGGGAAACAGGCGAGCCTCTCGCCGGCGTAAAACTGAAAGTATGGGATAATGCCACCTACTACAACCAGAAAGATACCCGTGCCGTAATCTATGAAGGCACCACCGACAAACAGGGACTGGTTACCCCCAAAGTGGCCAAGAACAACCGGTATGTCCGATATGAGTGGACATGGGGAAATGATCACCTCTTCCCGGACGAAAGCAGATATATCTATGATAACAGCTATCGCCCGAATAAAGAAGAAGAAAACAAGATACATACCTTCCTCTTTAGCGACAGAGGCATCTACCGTCCCGGACAAACAGTGTACTTCAAAGGGATCGTAATCAGAAAGGATAAAAATGAAAAGAGCCGCATAGTACCTAATTACAAGACGACGATATCCCTCACAGACGCAAATGGAGATGAAGCCGACTCCGTTGTGGTAACTTCCAACGAATATGGCGCTTATTCCGGCAAATTTAAATTGCCCGAAGGCCGGATGAATGGAGAGTTCACCATCGCCGATAGCGACGAGACCGGACAGATCACCTTCGCAGTAGAAGAATATAAACGACCCAAATTCAAAGTAGCATTCGAACCGGTAAAAGGTACTTACCGTGTAGGCGATAAAGTAAGCGTACAGGGGAATGCTACTGCATACGCCGGCAATATCATTAACGGCGCCAAAGTAAAATATCGGGTAGTACGTACCGTAAGATACCCTTACCCATGGCTCTTCGGATACAGGTCAATACCCTATGGTAACAGCCAGGAGATCATTTCAGGCGAGGCGGAGACAGACAGTGCCGGTACCTTTACAGTCACCTTCCCTGCCATGCCCGATAAAAAGGTGAAACCATCCGATAAGCCAGTGTTCACCTACCAGGTATCTGCCGACGTGACGGACCTGAATGGAGAAACCCGTACAGGAGAAGTAAACGTAGCTGCCGGATACCAGGCTCTGGATATCAGTGTGGGACTGGGAGAAGAGATCACCCGCAAAGACCTGCAGAAAGTAGCTATCGTTACGGCCAATCTCAATAATAACTTTGAACCGGCAGATATACAGGTAGCCTTACTGCCCCTGCAACACCCGGATAGACTCCTACGCAAACGTTACTGGCAACAACCCGATCAGTTTACGCTATCCCAGGAAGAGTATGTGCGTTTGTTCCCGCTGGATATCTATAAAGATGAAGACAAACCCGCCAGCTGGAAACGTAATGCCGCTGCCTGGCAAAAGAACTTCCGTACCGTAAAAGACAGTACGACAGATCTCTATGCCGCCGCAACCACACCGGGATGGTACGAACTGCAAGTGTCTGCAACCGATAAGTATGGCGAAAAAGTAATACAGAAAAAGGTATTCCAGCTGATAGACGAAAGGGCCGATAAATTGCCTTTCCCGGCTTATATGCAGGTGGCAACCGAAGATAAGACATATGAACCTGGCGAACAGGTGAATGTAGCCTTCGGCACAACAGCAGGTAAAATACACCTCCTTCAGCAGGTAGAAAGGACGGAAGATGACGAGGAGATCAAGTTCCTGACACTAAACAGTGGTATTAAAAGGATCAGCTATCCGGTAACTGATAAAGACCGGGGCAACTTCTCCATCTCCTACACCTTTGTAAAAGACAACCGGGTATTCAGCTGGAAAAAACAAGTAGCGGTGCCCTGGACCAATAAACAGCTAAAGATCGAGTTGGCAGCCCATCGGGATAAATTGCTGCCTGGTGAAAAAGAAAAGTGGACCCTGAATATCAGCGGTAGTAAGAAAGAAAAAGTAGCCGCCGAACTGATGGCTACCATGTACGACGCATCCCTCGATGCTTTCCGCACGGCCAACTGGAGCCTGCCCGATCTCTATCGCACCTACTATGGAAAAGATGTCTGGAACGGCGCCGACAACTTTAAAAGTATCTCAGCCGTTATCTGGCAAAGAATACAACCACCTCCGGTTAAAGAAGGCGATTCCTACGATGCCCTCAACTGGTTTGGCTGGAGAGGAAGAGGAGAGGGAGTATATGAAAGGCAGATACGTATCCGTGGTGCGGCATCATTAGGCAGATCAGGTGGAAAAAACCTAGCTATGCCTCCTCCGGCACCCGAGGCCAGGATGATGGAAAAGAGCGTGGCAGCATCCGCTCCAGCTATGTTAGAAGGTAAAATGGCCGGTGTGCAGATGGCTGACAATGCTACCCTGAATGAGTCTGTTGTGGTAGGCTACAGTAGTGGTCCGAAGAAAAAAGAAGAAGTGCCTGTACAGCCTCGTAAGAACTTTAATGAGACCGCTTTCTTCCTGCCCGAGTTACACACAGATGCCAATGGCAATATCGCGTTTGACTTTATTGTGCCGGAAGCATTGACTACCTGGCGCTTTATGGGACTGGGACATACCAAAGAACTGTCATTTGGATATATAGAGAGCAGCATCACCACCCAGAAGCCGCTAATGGTACAACCCAATGCACCGCGTTTCCTCCGCGAAGGCGATCGTATGGAGTTCAGCGCCAAGATCAGCAATCTTGCAGACAGCACCCTGATCGGGCAGGCACGCCTGGAACTGATAGACGCAACGACCATGAAGCCAGTAGATGGCTGGTTCCAGAACCTGTTCCCCGTTCAGCACTTTACCGTACAAAAAGGACAAAGCACCGCTGTAAGTTTCCCCTTACAGATACCTTACAGTGTGGAAGCACCCCTGTTATACAGGGTGGTGGCACAGGCCGGTAACTTCAGCGATGGAGAAGAAAATACCATCCCGGTACTGACCAACGCCATGCTGGTGACAGAGACGCTGCCACTGCCTGTGCGCGGAGATGGTAAACATACTTTCCGGATGGACAAACTGCTGAACAGCGGGAAATCTTCTACACTCAGACAACATGCACTTACCGTAGAGTTTACCAGCAATCCCGCCTGGTACGCTGTACAGGCCCTCCCTTATCTGATGGAGTACCCTTATGAATGTTCAGAACAGGTATTCAATCGCTATTATGCCAACACACTGGCTGCACATATTGTAAACAAAGTACCGGGTATCAGGACTGTATTTGAGAAATGGAAGACGACCGATACTGCTGCACTACAGAGCAACCTGGAGAAAAATCAGGAACTGAAATCCCTGTTGCTGCAGGAAACACCCTGGGTATTGCAGGCTAAAGATGAAAATACCCAGAAGAAGAACATTGCATTGTTGTTCGATCTCAAACGTATGGATGCAGAAGCAGGACATGCCTTGGAACAACTGCAGCAAAAACAATTACCTTCTGGCGCATTCCCTTGGTTTACCGGCATGTGGGAAGACCGTTACATCACACAGTATATCCTGGCAGGTATTGGTCGTCTTGGCCAGCTCAAAGCCGCCCAGGTGGCAGCCGGAGATATGGTGGCAAAAGCACTGGGATACCTGGATACGCAGATAGACAAAGACTATCACCAGCTGAAGAATGGAAAAGCAGACCTGAATAAGCAACAGATCGGCAACTTACAGGCACATTACCTGTACCTGCGTGGCATGTTTGCAGACCAGCCCGTGCCAGCGGATATCAAACCTGCATATGATTATTATCTCGGACAGGCCAAAAAATATGGGCTTAATCTTTCCCGCTACTCACAGGCAATGATTGCCATTGCTTTGAACCGGGCAGGTGATGCCAATACAGCAAAACAGATCATCGCCTCCTTGAAGGAAAACGCGATCGTGTCCAAAGAGCAGGGTATGTATTGGAAAGAGATACGTGGTGGATACTATTGGCACGAAGCACCCATTGAAACACAGGCAATGCTGGTAGAGGCATTTGAACTGGTTACCAAAGATGAAGTAGCCGTAGCGGATATGAAGACCTGGTTGCTGAAAAACAAACAGACCAACAACTGGTCTACCACCAAAGCAACCGCCGACGCTTGCTACGCCGTGCTGTTATCCGGGGATAACTGGCTGGCAGCTGCGCCGCAAGTGGAGATCGATTTGGGAGGTAAAGTAATCAAACCTACTACCGGCCAGGCCGAAGCGGGGACTGGTTACTTCAAGGATCGGGTGGCATCCCAGGAGGTAAAACCTGCTATGGGAAATGTGACCGTGAATATTAAAGACAGCAAAGGACAGCCCGCCTGGGGAGCTATCTACTGGCAGTATTTTGAGCAGTTGGATAAGATCACACCAGCGCAGACACCGCTGAGCCTGCAGAAACAACTGTTCATCCAGCGTAATAGTCCCAAAGGGCCGGTACTCACCAAAGTAGAAGAAGGAAATCAGCTGAAAGTGGGCGATAGGGTGAAAGTACAGGTGATCCTGAAAACAGACCGGGACATGGAATACGTACACCTGAAAGATATGCGTGCCGCCGGTTTTGAACCGGAGAACGTGATCAGTGCCAGCAAATGGCAGAATGGCCTGAGTTACTATGAGAGCACCAAGGATGCTGCTACCAACTTCTTCTTTAGCTATCTGCCGAAAGGTACCCACGTATTTGAGTATACGTTGTTCGTCACCCATATCGGGGATTATTCAAACGGCATCAGCACGGTACAGTGTATGTATGCACCGGAGTTCAGCGCGCATAGCGAAGGCATCCGGGTGAAAGTAGTAGAGTAA